A region of the Candidatus Methylacidithermus pantelleriae genome:
TCCCACAGGATCCCTACCTTGGGATTGACTCCATAGTAATCCTTGGAACTGGAAGCACTTCCGGTAAAGTGGCTAGGGGGAGAAGGAATAAAAGTAAAAGCCTCATTGGAACGATAGGCCCAAGCGAGCTGAAGACCGGTTATAAGGGTAAAATCGTCCGTGATGGAAAACCGATTCTCTCCATACAAGGGAACGGTAGCGGCAACAGAAAAGCTATTGGCTTGGAGCGGTCCTTGATCGGGCCGGCCAAAAAACATTTGAAAATCGGTCTCCCCTCGAAACTCCCCCTGGGGGAGAAGCCCCACCACCCAGCGGTCCGAATGCCCGAAAAGTTCTCCAGAACCCCGGTACTGAAAGAGAGCGCCAAAATCGTTGTAGGAAGCGTGGAGAAAGGTAAAAATAGGATGCCAAAGTTGCGCATTTTGCCAGTAGATCCCTGTTCGGATGTCTTGATCGGGATCGACTCGCACGGTCGCAAGGTCGGCAATCCGGGAAAGATCCCAGAAACGTCGCAAGTTCATTCGAAAAAACGCGCGATTTGGCTCCTCCGGATCGGATTCGGTCTGCGCTAAGGTGAGGGGTCCCGGAAGGTACTGCCTCTGGTTGATGTAGCTATAGTAAATACGGTTTTCCGCGTCGTCTCCGATCCGGTATCCTACATTTGCCGTGAGGCGTATGGAGTTAGACTCCGAATGCCCGCGAAAGCCCGCTTCATAAAATTCCGATAACGATCCGTAAGCGTCCACGGGCCCTTCCACGGTCCCGCCTGCGAGCTGCCCTCGAAGATATCCAAAGCTTCCGGCTTCAAATCGCGCTGTCAAAAGCGGAGAGCTATAGCCGGTTTGCGAGACAAAGTTAATGGCACCCCCCAGCGTTGCACTCCCGTAGGGAAGGGCATTCGCACCCCGATAGACCTCCACGTACTGCATGGCCAAGGGATCAATATTGGAGAGGGCAAACGTAGCCCCATCAGCAAAGGTCCAGGGAAGCCCATCCTGCAAAATCATGGTTCCCCAGATTCCGTAGTTAGGCCTAGCGAGCCCAGAACCTCGAATGGAAAGCCGTAGGTCGTTGGGTCCGGCATAGGCTTCCTGGATATAAACGCCAGCCTGGAAACCAAGAACGTCTTGCAGAGTTGAGCTTCTCCCGCGCTCATATTCGCTGGCACCGATGTAATTGGTGCCACCTGGGAATTGACTTAGCGTTTCGTGAGCTTCTTCTGAAGCCGGAATCACGAGAGACTCGGGCTTTTGTCCAACAACGGTGACTTCAGGAAGCTCACTTGGGAGCTTGCGGCTGGAAGTTGGACTTAAGGGGGCAGTCTGCCCAGAGGGTACATTCTCTTCGGGGGGAGAGTCAGGAGTTTGGAAGCTGGTTGCCTGTGAGGCCTTCATCCAACCAAAAGAAGCCCACACAGGGAACCCTAGAAAAAGGAAGCGAAAGGAGACAAAGAAAATCCTCTTTACCACGGGTTCTACGCTACCCGGTTGCACTCCCCTGAGTCTAGCGACAGGCAGCCATATTTACCGATCTATGTGACAAAAAAGATAACGTTGTAAGTTTTTCTTTTGCGTATGCTCGCTAACACGGGCCTTAGTAGATTGGATGCGCGTACCGGGACGTTCCCACCAGGAAACTATCCGAAGGCAAAAACGCAGGCCCATTGTCTATGTAATCACTCCGGAGGAATGCCCCAGTGATTCGCAATCGGAACGGTTAAATCATAATGCGATCGCGCATAGGGTTCTAGATGGCAACACGGAATGGGAATTTTTTCTCCAAAAACATTCCGGTGAAGGTCCGCTTATCGTTCTTTGTTCTCCTGACTCCTTGCCGATTCTTCTCTGCCGGCTCGCGTGTTCCGGTCGGCTCGCAAACGCTCGTTTGTTTGTGCAATGGCTACCTCCCGTTCAGGTTACAAGGACTCCTTCCCGTCGAGCGTCAGAACTGCCCAATGGCGGGAGCCGGGAGATCTATTCACCGGCTCTTCCTTCTGTTCAATGGATAGAGTGGCAATACATTCATTGGGTCCTCAGGGTTGTCGGGGGGAATCTTACCCGGGCCGCTCGTTGCCTTGGGATGCACCGGCGTACGCTTCAACGGAAGTTACAGAAGTCTCCTCCGGTAAGGTAACGGGTAACGTTTTTTGTAGGGCAAGGACTCCCATTTGGATCAATTTCTTTGTTTAAGCCTCCCTAGCCTTTTGCCTGCAGCCAGAAAGTCACGGGGCCCTCGTTGGTAAGCTCAACCGACATGGTGGCGCCGAAGACGCCACTGTGAACCTTCGGGTATCGTTGTTGCAATCGATCTACGAGGTATTGGTAGAGTTTCTGAGCCTGTTCGGGGGGTGCCGCCTTGGCGAAACTTGCCCGGGTGCCCTTATGGGTATCGGCAGCTAGGGTGAACTGGGGCACAAGCAAAAGCTCGCCACCAATCTCTTCCAGGCATCGGTTCATTCGGTGCTGGGCGTCAGGGAAAATGCGATACGTGAGAATCCGCTCCGCAAGCCGGTCAGCCGCCTTCGTTGTGTCTTCCCGTTCGATCCCCACCAAAGCAAGGATTCCTTGACCAATGGACGCAATCTTTTTGCCTCCGATGTAGACAGCGCCTCGACTCACCCTTTGGACCAGAGCGATCATGGTTTGCCACTTTGGCTATTCTCGTCGGTGCTATGCAAGTTTGGTCCGTTTTCTTGTTCCAGACAAAACTTTGAAACGCTCAACCGAGCTAGCCAAACACGAGTCGCTTGAAGGAAGACTGAACGAGGAAAGAGGGCTGAGTGTCCCCACCTTCACCCGCGCTCTCGCCCGATCACGGAGAGACGGTCTCCTTTCTCGCACAGAGGAGAATCGCCTTTAGGACCATTCTCAACTTTCCAGATCCCAAAGCCACGCTGCACCTCGAACACCGCTTGAGTCCCCGTGAAGGTTGCGGACGATCCTGGTTCTAGGCGTATGGGAAAAGAAAACATAGCGGGGTAAAAACTTTCCAATCTCCGTGTAGATAGCGGGGATCTGGGAAAGTCCACCTCCTAGAACAATCACATCGGGATCCAGGATGTTGATGACACAGGCAAGAGAACGAGCTAGGCGGTCGATATACAGGAGAATCGCTTCCCTACATTGCATGTCTCCTTGACGAGATCGTTCCGCGATGATTTGCGCGGAGAGCTCTAATCCGGTTTTCGTTCGAAAATCCAGCGAAAGGCCCGGTCCGGAAAGAAAGGTCTCAATGCAGCCCCGTTTGCCACAATAGCACGGCGGGCCGGGAAATTCTTCCGGGGTGGGCCAGGGCAGGGGGTTATGCCCCCATTCGCCGGCTACCCGGTTCACTCCCGGTAAAAGTTTGCCCTCTACGACAATGCCTCCGCCTGTTCCGGTTCCTAGAATCACTCCAAATACGACCCGAGCATGACAGGCGGCTCCGTCCCGAGCTTCTGAAAGGGTAAAGCAGTTGGCATCATTCTCGATCCGGACCCTGGGTCCCAGAAGCTCCTGCAAGTCCTTTCGCAAGGGTTTTCCGTTGAGCTCGGTGATATTGGAATTTTGCAGGAGCCCGGTTTCCGGGGAGATCGATCCTGGAGTACCGATGCCTATGGGAATTCCCCGGACTTTCCACCGATCCTCTACTTCTTGGACAAGGCTAACGACGCTTTGAAGGATGGCCTCGTAACTCCCACGGGGAGTTGGGCGCCGGTAACGGCACAGGGTTCGTCCATCTGGGGTGAGCAGAGCGATTTCTGATTTGCTCCCTCCAAGATCAATCCCGATCCGAAGGGTAGTACGAGAATGGAAAGACGGACCGTCCACAATTCTGTGTTCGTAGGGAAAGCATTGGCGCGCTTTTTATCCACCCGCTTGCGGAGCTCTTCTTATTGGGCAACCCATCCAAATCTCTCTATGGCTGACCTTGCCATCCCTAACCTAAATACGCTTTTCCGCTTCTTCCAAAACAGCGATAAAACGCTCCGCCGTGGGTGCCTGTATTAACTGCGTTCTCACCGTGGTATCCTTGACTAGTCTTGCAAGCCCTCCCACCAGAGCCAGATAATGGCTTGTCAAGCGCTTGGGGGTTCCAAGAAGGAAAATGAGGGAAACTTTGCGCTCGGCGTCGCCAAAATAGATTCCTTGGGAACTCCGGCCAACAGCGATCACCATGTCTTTCACAAAATCGGTGCGAGCATGGGGAAAGGCGACCCCCTCTCCGACATAGGTGGACTGGAGCCGCTCGCGCGCTACCACCGCCTGATAGAAGCTTTGCAACTCCACGACGCAAGGATGATGTTCCAGAAGGAGGGCAACCTCGTAGATGGCTTCCAACCGGGTCGTGCTAGTAAGTTCCAACTTGATTTGTTCCGGAGATAGAAGATCGGAGACCAGCATATCCTCCTCCACCATTTTATTTTGCTTCCGGTTGGGCTTGCTCTTCCAGTGCGAGGCTAGTGAGCGTGGTCCCCCTCCAACCGAGTTTTTGGCGAAGGATTCCAAAGAAATCTCTTTGAGCCAAAAAGGCCAAGCGCACAGGATGGGGAGCGACACCGACCTCTGCCCAATCGCCTGCGTGCAAAACACCGCCCGAATGCCCATCAAACTCCAGACGGACCGGAGCACAACGAGGCGGCACTTCGATCCGGAGGGTGGAGTCGGCAGAAAGAACAAGTGTCCGGTTGGTCAGGGTATGCGGGCAAATGGGGTTGAGCGTAAATACTCTTGCTTCCGGCAAAACGATAGGACCTCCTGCGGAAAGGGCATAGGCGGTGGAACCGGTTGGCGTTGCCACAATCAGACCATCAGCTTCGTAATCGCTGACCAAAAAGGGACCGGAAAATACTCGCAGGCGTGCCATGTGAGCCGTGGTCCGAAAGGCGACAAGATCATTCAAAGCACAGGGAATTTCACTTTCTTTGCCTCCGGCGCGGACTCTGGTTTGGAGTACCAGCCTCTCGCTATACCGAAGCTTACCCGCGACAATGTGGGTGAGAGCCGCTCCTATCTCATCTCCTGTTACCGCGGTGAGAAACCCCAGTCCCCCAATGTTAATGCCCAGAATGGGGATCTGGCTTGGGTAAATCGACTGTACCACCCGCAGAATGGAACCATCCCCTCCCGCGACCAGGAGAAGGTCGGCCTTTTCCCGGAGAAATTCCAGTGTGTGTCCTTGAAGATGGAGGAGCTTAGCGGTTCCCTCCTCCCAGAAAAGTTCGACGCCGTACTGGCCTGAAACATCCTTGAGTGTCTTGAGAAAACCAAGGGCGCCCGCTTTGGTCCGGTTGGCAATGACACCGATCCGCATCCAGCCTCCTTCCCTCGCGACAAAATGACCTACGATCGCAAGCCAAACAAGGCCAATCTTGCGAGGGCCAGGACAACACCCGGCCAAAGGATTGGGCTCTTCCTGGTTACCGGGTCGCGGAACCCCTTCACGGCTGGCCAATCCATTCCTAGGGCAAGAGAGCTGGTTCACTTCATTGCCCCATGGCCGCAACAACCCTCCTGTCTCCATTGGAAAAAATGGCCAGGGTTTCGGCTCGGCGTAGGGAAGGAAATGACACTGGCTTGGGGCGTTCTCTGTCAGGAGCAAGCTTGTCATGACCTTACTTTTATTTCATGCCTTGCCATCCGGGACCTGATGACTAGCCCCCTCGCTCGCGAGTTGGTTTGTTGGTGGTTGTGGCTGGCAGCGATTCTGTGGTTGCGATTCGAAGACTTGGGGGCAAACTTCGGCCCTCGTGCCCCGTTTCGGGAGAGATTTTTTGGGGATCTCACTGTGAGGAACCCCAGAGGGAAGACGGAGAGACGGCTCTAGTTCTCCATGGAGATTTTTCCAGTCCCTTGGCAGGAGGCCCCGTTACAAAGGATGGGACTCGAATCGTGGCCAACGATTGCGAGGCAATCCGTTAAAAAGACGCAACGAGCGATCCCTTCTTGAGGGAAGAACCTAAGAGCGTTCTCTTGGGTGGGCAGAAACCCAAGCTTTCGCTCTAGCCGTTGGAGAGTAAACAGGTAATCGGTGCCAACCATTTTGGATGACCGATCCCTTCACGAAGGGAGCGCACTTTTGGCGGCCCATCTCGACCATTGAGTCGCTTCTTGGACCTCTGCTCAGGCTCTGACGCATACCGATGGCCGCGCGCGGGGAAGTAGTGGAAGAAGGAGCCAAGCGTCATGCATTTGTCGCGATTACCCTAGGAGAGCGGGCACTTCTTGGGTCTTAGCTCAATGAGTAGGGCGCTTCGCCCGGCAGCTGGCTACTCGAAGGGAGTAATTCTCCACAATGAGGCCCGGTAAAGGGGGAGAAAGTCCCCAAGCCAAAAGCCTGCATGCCCGGCCTGAGACCAGAGGCGGCTTTATAGGGGCGGGCACGGCAAAGAAGGACTAGATTCGTTTAAAATGCGTAATCGGCAACGAAAAGGGCTAGGTAAGCCTAAATCACGTCTCAAAGAGAAAGGAAACCCGGCTCTTCCGAGCTAGGTAAGTCTTCCTTATACCTCAGTCGTCCACTGCTATTAGCTTTTGGTTGACTTTCGAGCAAAAATTCTTAGGAATTCTTAATGCCTTCGGAGAGAAAGCTACTGTGTAGCAAAGTCTTTTCTCTCGAACGAAAACCCGTGTGTCGAAAAGCGACAGGGCTAGAAGCTGGACTCCTAGCTCTTTGTTTCCTCCTGGGATTTTCCCTACGCGCCTTTACTCAACAACAAGAGCCCCTAACTCCGGAAAAAGGCCGGGCCATTTTTGGCATCCTTCCGAGGGTCGCCGATAATCCCTCCAACCCGGTGACGCCGGAAAAGGTTACCTTGGGGAAAAGCCTCTTTTTTGATCCCAGGCTTTCCAAAAGCGGGGTCGTTAGCTGCAATAGCTGCCACAATCTGGCTGCAGGTGGGGTCGATGGCCTGCCAACATCGGTGGGCCACCTTTGGCAGATTGGTCCCAGGAATGCGCCTACGGTCTTTAACGCTGCTCTTCAGGTGGCGCAGTTCTGGGATGGGAGGGCCAAGGATGTGGAAGAACAGGCAAAGGGTCCCCTGGTCAATCCTAAGGAAATGGCCGCAACCCCAGAGCTTATTGTAGCCCGGCTTAAGAGTATTTCCTTCTACCAGGAAAGCTTCCGAAAGGCTTTTCCAGGGGATAAGGATCCGGTGACGTTTGAGAATACGGCTCGGGCGATCGCTGCTTTCGAACGAACCCTTCTTACCCCTTCCCGGTTCGATCGTTTCTTGCAGGGGGACGAGCAGGCACTTTCCCCTGAGGAGAAGGTAGGACTTGAGACTTTTGTTCAGGTTGGCTGCATAAGCTGTCATAACGGCGTAGGGGTGGGGGGAGGAATGTTTCAAAAGTTTGGGATTTTCCGAAAACCGGATGGGTTCAAAGATCTGGGGCGGTACGAAGTCACGAAAAACGAGGCCGATCGTTACGTCTTTAAGGTTCCTTCCCTTCGAAACGTAGCGCTAACGGCTCCGTACTTTACCGACGGCTCCGTATGGGATCTTGGACAGGCGGTCCGCATCATGGCGGACGTACAGCTCAATCGCAAGCTTTCAGACGTGGAAGTAAAAAGAATTGTCTCTTTCCTTAAAAGCCTAACCGCAGACCCGCGCCCCGAAATGACTCTTCCCACTCTCCCAGCTTCGACACCGCAAACTCCCAAGCCGCAACTTCAGTAAGGCCGTGTTTTTTGGCGAGCCGAAGTGGGGCGAAAACCGGCACTGTTGCGCAGCTAGCCTCCTGTTTGGCACGGATCGAGGACTCTTTCTTGGGATCTGGGAGGTTTCTGGCACTCGGCGGGCAGGAGCCGCCACGATGCTTTAGGCAAGAAGGGTCGTCCGATCATAGCAGTCAATCTCAAGAGAACCAGAATGGGGAACTCCTCCTACCCATGGGCCATCCCAACCACCTTCGCGCTCAAGCTTCCGCGTGCGCGCCAAAAAGGCTGGCTCACCCCAGTAGGGAAAGCTGCTATTGAAAGTATGGGCTTGGAGGCAAGAGAGCGGCCCAACCGACCCGGCTCCCCACTGTGAGCGGATCGGCTTTTTGGGCGATCGTCTTGAGGAGTCTCGGCCAATACTTCCTTCGGATAAGCCACCCGGCTTTCCCGCCGGGCGCGATCGCTCAAGAACTAGGCCACTTTCCTCCGGCAATGAGAGAAGATCGAACCCCATTGCCTTCCACCTTTATCAGTTGACTCCGGTCGGTAAGCCAAAGCTCCCGATCTTTTGGGAAGATTCGGACAATCGCTCTTGGAGCCTGGCTTCTTCTTAGCTCAAGTGAGATACGCAAGCTCTTTGCGCTTTCAGCGCTTCCCAGTTCGACCGGCTTTTTTCCTTCCTCCATCAAAGACAAGGGTTTTTTCTTCGATCCCCAACCGTGGTTGGAGCCTCACGCGCAACCCGAGAAGCGTCTTCGAATTCGCCCGGTTTGCCCGCAGAATCTTTACTCTTTTTACTCTCCAAGAAAATCGAGACTCCTTGAGCATGGGTCGGAATCAAGAACAAGCACTGGGTGCCAGTCCCCTCGCTGATCCCGGCTCTCTCCATAACGCGCAAGTCCCTTCGGGCCTTGCCTCCCTCAAACTACACACGGGAGAGATGATAAAGCACAAGACCCGTTACCCCCCGAGCGAATCCTCGCGATAGCGCTTTTTCCAGCTAGCTCTAAAACCCCGTTTCGCCCATTCAATCGCCCGGTATAGCTCCTTTTCCTCGAAGTGGCTTTTTTCCTCCACCCCGTGGAGTTCCACTAATACCCTCCCCCTGGCTTTGTTCCCGAACGGACACTGCGAGGAAGGAAAAAAGAGTCCACCCCAAAAAAGATCGCTTGAACAAACCGCCGCTTGCGCTCCCATCTTATCCCTGGAAGCATTTCCTCTTGGACCCCTGCTGTAAGCCCTCCCGGGGTACAAGCTTCTGCCCTTTGAAGCCTGTTGGAACAACCTCTTGCCTGTCGACCGGGAGCCGCCTCCCATTGGCCCAATTCCTTCTCTTTCCCTCTTTCGCCACGCGGTAGGACCGGTGAACCCCCCGACCTGCCGGCACACCTTCCCGTTGCGATCGGCACAAGCCTCCTGGGCACAAATGTGCAACTTACAAGAGACATGATCCGACTTTAGAAATGGTTTACCTTTAATTCCCTAACGTATCGACCCTACGCGCGTTTTTATAAGTCCTGCACTTGCAACTCCAAAGGTCAAAAGCCTAAGGAAGTTACGTTAGCCAAAATGCGGAGTCGGGTAAGGCCCAAGAGCGCTCAGCACAGTTGTGCTCGCTCTTGACTTCATTCCGAGCTTTCCTTTGGCCTGGAGAAAGAGCCGTACCGCCTCGCCGATTACCACGCGTTTCGCGTTGGCTCTTGGGAGTATTCTCGAGCCAGGGCGGCATCGAGAAGGGAAACTGCGTAGGGAGCGAAAAGGCCTCGGGCCGCCGGATACTGTTCCACCTCCCCGGCGAGGCACGCCAGTCGCGGCACTGCCGAAAGAAAAAAGTTGCTCTCGAAGAGCTCCGGTGTCCCTCTTGGGCTTTGAGCTTGCTTTGAAACGCCTGCCTGTACAACCGCCCCTCGATCTGCCGGAATACCTCGTAGCAAAAGAAGTTGCCGTCCGGAGGGTGGCGGCCAAGCCCAATCGGCTTTGCCAAAGCTCGGACCCACGACGGAATGATTCTCTTCATGGGCAGGCGGGTGACGGGGTTTCTCAAGAGCCGTGCGCAGCGGGTACTGTTGACCCTATCAGATCTGCCAGCCATGGGCCGCCCCTGGGTTTGCGATCTCTCCGACGAAGTCGATGATGAGCAAGAAGCTCTAGCATCGGGAAAGCCGCTTGAACTTGCGCAACAAAATGCACAAAAGATGCCAGTTAGGAGGGACGCTTTCGGCGCCGGCCGGCTGGGGATTCGGGAACGCTTACTCTAGCGACCATAGAACTCTCCTTGCAAGGTTACGTTTGGGTCCCACTGTTGACTTGGGCTACAGGGGCTTTTGGGTTAAAGCTCGACTGGGTCCTACGACTGGCCGAACTGCCGTCCCAGCGGAGGGGTGGAGCGTGTGCCATCCTTTCTCTTCTTTGACTCGCCCAACTTCCGAAAGCGCTAACTCCCGAGAGATAGCCCCTACGCTTCTGATTTCCCAAAAAGAAAGATTCTTCGGAAAGTTCTCAGTGTGCGAGCTCGCCTAGTAGCACAGACACTCTTACCTACTGCACTCTAGGGATACGTTTTGTCTACGGTATAACTCCAGCCAGTAAACCGGGGAGCTGTGATCAGCCAGCTGCAAGAGAGGGTATGCGGGTAGAGCAATCGAGCTCTTCTGGAATCTAGCCCTCAACGGGATGAGTCCCGAGATCCATTGCCACTAGTGGATATGTTGGAGGGAACTCCTCCCCACGCATCTGGGCTCCCCGGTCACGAAATCCGTTGGAGGACCCAAAAGCGAAAGCACGCGGTCCAACCTGTATTCTTGCGGCAAAGAAAAGGACCGGTGGTAAACTGTGAGTGTCCCATTTGACGGAGCAGGTAGGCCCATGCACACTCACTTTTTGCGATGGGAGCGGTTCCCAGAGTTGGATAGTCCCCTTATTTGGCACGGTTTTTCACTGCGGGCGCCTTTGGAGCCTGAGGTGTTACGGGCCGTTCTGACTACTGAGCTCCGAGAAAAAGGGATTCCGGTAGCAGCTTGGGTCGAAGCCGCTCAGCCTCA
Encoded here:
- a CDS encoding TonB-dependent receptor plug domain-containing protein, which encodes MIPASEEAHETLSQFPGGTNYIGASEYERGRSSTLQDVLGFQAGVYIQEAYAGPNDLRLSIRGSGLARPNYGIWGTMILQDGLPWTFADGATFALSNIDPLAMQYVEVYRGANALPYGSATLGGAINFVSQTGYSSPLLTARFEAGSFGYLRGQLAGGTVEGPVDAYGSLSEFYEAGFRGHSESNSIRLTANVGYRIGDDAENRIYYSYINQRQYLPGPLTLAQTESDPEEPNRAFFRMNLRRFWDLSRIADLATVRVDPDQDIRTGIYWQNAQLWHPIFTFLHASYNDFGALFQYRGSGELFGHSDRWVVGLLPQGEFRGETDFQMFFGRPDQGPLQANSFSVAATVPLYGENRFSITDDFTLITGLQLAWAYRSNEAFTFIPSPPSHFTGSASSSKDYYGVNPKVGILW
- a CDS encoding ROK family protein, producing MDGPSFHSRTTLRIGIDLGGSKSEIALLTPDGRTLCRYRRPTPRGSYEAILQSVVSLVQEVEDRWKVRGIPIGIGTPGSISPETGLLQNSNITELNGKPLRKDLQELLGPRVRIENDANCFTLSEARDGAACHARVVFGVILGTGTGGGIVVEGKLLPGVNRVAGEWGHNPLPWPTPEEFPGPPCYCGKRGCIETFLSGPGLSLDFRTKTGLELSAQIIAERSRQGDMQCREAILLYIDRLARSLACVINILDPDVIVLGGGLSQIPAIYTEIGKFLPRYVFFSHTPRTRIVRNLHGDSSGVRGAAWLWDLES
- a CDS encoding cytochrome-c peroxidase, producing the protein MPSERKLLCSKVFSLERKPVCRKATGLEAGLLALCFLLGFSLRAFTQQQEPLTPEKGRAIFGILPRVADNPSNPVTPEKVTLGKSLFFDPRLSKSGVVSCNSCHNLAAGGVDGLPTSVGHLWQIGPRNAPTVFNAALQVAQFWDGRAKDVEEQAKGPLVNPKEMAATPELIVARLKSISFYQESFRKAFPGDKDPVTFENTARAIAAFERTLLTPSRFDRFLQGDEQALSPEEKVGLETFVQVGCISCHNGVGVGGGMFQKFGIFRKPDGFKDLGRYEVTKNEADRYVFKVPSLRNVALTAPYFTDGSVWDLGQAVRIMADVQLNRKLSDVEVKRIVSFLKSLTADPRPEMTLPTLPASTPQTPKPQLQ
- a CDS encoding helix-turn-helix domain-containing protein, with protein sequence MRVPGRSHQETIRRQKRRPIVYVITPEECPSDSQSERLNHNAIAHRVLDGNTEWEFFLQKHSGEGPLIVLCSPDSLPILLCRLACSGRLANARLFVQWLPPVQVTRTPSRRASELPNGGSREIYSPALPSVQWIEWQYIHWVLRVVGGNLTRAARCLGMHRRTLQRKLQKSPPVR
- a CDS encoding PTS sugar transporter subunit IIA, with amino-acid sequence MVEEDMLVSDLLSPEQIKLELTSTTRLEAIYEVALLLEHHPCVVELQSFYQAVVARERLQSTYVGEGVAFPHARTDFVKDMVIAVGRSSQGIYFGDAERKVSLIFLLGTPKRLTSHYLALVGGLARLVKDTTVRTQLIQAPTAERFIAVLEEAEKRI
- the dtd gene encoding D-aminoacyl-tRNA deacylase, with amino-acid sequence MIALVQRVSRGAVYIGGKKIASIGQGILALVGIEREDTTKAADRLAERILTYRIFPDAQHRMNRCLEEIGGELLLVPQFTLAADTHKGTRASFAKAAPPEQAQKLYQYLVDRLQQRYPKVHSGVFGATMSVELTNEGPVTFWLQAKG
- a CDS encoding NAD(+)/NADH kinase, which translates into the protein MTSLLLTENAPSQCHFLPYAEPKPWPFFPMETGGLLRPWGNEVNQLSCPRNGLASREGVPRPGNQEEPNPLAGCCPGPRKIGLVWLAIVGHFVAREGGWMRIGVIANRTKAGALGFLKTLKDVSGQYGVELFWEEGTAKLLHLQGHTLEFLREKADLLLVAGGDGSILRVVQSIYPSQIPILGINIGGLGFLTAVTGDEIGAALTHIVAGKLRYSERLVLQTRVRAGGKESEIPCALNDLVAFRTTAHMARLRVFSGPFLVSDYEADGLIVATPTGSTAYALSAGGPIVLPEARVFTLNPICPHTLTNRTLVLSADSTLRIEVPPRCAPVRLEFDGHSGGVLHAGDWAEVGVAPHPVRLAFLAQRDFFGILRQKLGWRGTTLTSLALEEQAQPEAK